The segment TCCCGGAGAGATCAACCTACCATCATTATGCCATCGCCCTGCGCGCGACATATTCCCCGCTGGATCTCAAAGAGAGCGGTTGGAGCCCTTACCTTGGCCCGGCAGCTACATTCGGCCTGGCCGCTCTTACGTCGCCTGGGTATATCACCGAGTACGAAGCTGATTTTGGGCTGGACATTGAATTCGGCCTTGACGTGACACTATGGCAGGCGGCGGACAATCGTTCGTTCCTGGCGCTCTCGTCGATAAACAGTTGGAACTTCCTCGCCACCGATGACCGTGTCAGCCACCTGCAAATCGGCGGCGGTATAAGGTATTTCTTCAAACCGTAACTCGTGGAATCGAAAATGTTGTTCCGGTGGCGGGCACGATGATTGCAGTACAATCGAGTTTGAGGCTTTAGCCAATGATGATTTCGCTTGAGCGGCACTTTTGGTTCGGAATCTCTCGACTCGCGCTATTTGTACCACTGCTGTTGGTGGGCTGCGGCGACGATCCGGTCAAACCGGGCAATCCGCCCAACATAACGCGGTTTACGGCGACCCCTGGCGACATCATGCCGACCGATTCATCGCTGTTGGAGTACACGGTCACCGGTGCAGACTCGGTCAAGCTGCAGCCGGAGGGTATCAAACTGACGCCTCCATCGACCGGGAGTCACTGGGTGAAACCGTCGCGGCCGACACTCTACAGCTTGCTCGGATACAACAAAAACGGGAGGGACTCCGCGGCCGCAGCGGTTACCATGTCCGGCGCGGTGCCCAACATCACCCTGCTCGACCTGGAATCGGATACGGTTTTGATAGGTGATTCCACCGCACTGCTCTGGCGCGTGGTGAGGGCGGACTCGATAGTGATCAACAATGGCCTGGGGAAGATGGCTGATGCCGACTCGGGAGGAGTGTTTGTCAAACCATCCATTACGACCAATTACCGGGCTATCGCCTACAATCAAATTGGTAACGACACGGCTTTTGAGACGGCAAGAGTCGAGATACCGTACGCGGTCAACGCGCCGTTCGGGGCGTATTACAAAGGGGTCATGGGGGGCGGAATCCAGACTCCGGAGTTTCGGTTCAGGGTTCTGGACCAGGCCGGTACCGCCCTGCGGAAGCCGTGGCTGTACTTTGATATTATCCAGGGCGACGGTACGCTCACTGCGGATTCGGTCCGGCCCGACGCCAACGGCTCAATTGTCAATGACTATCAGTTCACCGGGCAGTTGGGTCACGGCATAGTGAGGGCGATGGTGCCTGGTATCGATACCGTATTTCTCACTGTTCGAGCGAGCGTTATCCGGTTTGGGGCTGACGGCCAGGGGCAGTACGTGAAGCTCTACGACGCCTACACTGATGTCTTCGGGCTGAACGGGCAGCCGGTTTCGATTGACCCTGACCCACGACCAGGGTACAAGCTCAACTATGTTGATTACGAGAACACGCTCGGAGTAGTGGCGGTAGTGTTCGATCTCGACGACGACAATGTGGTGCAAAACACCGAGCCAGTGGTGTCCATGATCCTAACTACTCTGTTCACCGGCGTCACGACGCCTGAGGGTGTCGGAATTGGATCGAGCATTCACGCGGTCCGAGCAGCCTACGGGCAGCCGGACAATTTCTTTTTTGATCCGACTGACCCGCCTGCCTGGGGGATGGAGTACGATTCGCTGGGCGCACTGTTCTATGCGTCGACAACCCCACCTGATTCGGCGATCATAGAGCTGCACCTTACGGACCCCACTCCGCCTGCGCCCACCAGTCCACCGGTCAAAGCTGCGCTTGGTTTGACTCGCGCACCCTATTCGGAACGATGGACGACCCTCAGGCGTTAACCCGACAGCCCGCCGCCCGGCTCATTATTGACAGGAGTTACCAAGAAGTATAGTTTCGCCGCAGTAGCGCTTAAACAGAGCACGGAAGGAGTAAGAGTCATGCTAAGGACGCTGTTAACGAGCATACTGATCCTCAGCCTGGTATTCTCGGTGGCGGTATGGAGCAAAACCCCCCCGAAACCGATCAAGCCGGGCGAGGGGGGCGCTCCAAGGTTTCCGGACAGCCTCCCTTACTGGCGACACGATATCCGGAACCCCAGCAATGCCATCGTGACCCTGGAGACCGATTCTGGCAAGTTGACGCTGGAGTTGTATCGCGATGTTTCTCCGGCGCACGCCGATTCGTTTCTGGCGCGCTGCGGCGACGGTTTCTACGACAGCACCAGGTTTCATCGCATTATCAAGGACTTCATGATTCAGGGCGGCAGCCCGTTTCATGTGGGGAAGAAGTCGGTCGATTACTATCTGCCCAACGAGCTGAACAGCCTGCCGCACAAGTTCGGCACGCTGTCGATGGCCAGCCGCGGCGAGCCCACCACCGCGCAGACGCAGTTTTTCATCTGCACCGATCGCAACGCCAAGACGCAGTATCTCGACGGCAAGTATGTCGTATTCGGCCAGTTGCTGAAGGGGTTCGATGTTCTCTGGGCGATCAGCCGAGTGCCGGTAGAGCCGGTGAGCAAAGCGCCCGGAGCCGAGAAGTCACTGCCTACGAAAGACGTCTGGCTGATCAAAGCGTACCGCTCCGACGCCGAGGGCAACCCACTCAAGTGACCGGGATTTCGACAGGGAC is part of the Candidatus Zixiibacteriota bacterium genome and harbors:
- a CDS encoding peptidylprolyl isomerase, with the translated sequence MLRTLLTSILILSLVFSVAVWSKTPPKPIKPGEGGAPRFPDSLPYWRHDIRNPSNAIVTLETDSGKLTLELYRDVSPAHADSFLARCGDGFYDSTRFHRIIKDFMIQGGSPFHVGKKSVDYYLPNELNSLPHKFGTLSMASRGEPTTAQTQFFICTDRNAKTQYLDGKYVVFGQLLKGFDVLWAISRVPVEPVSKAPGAEKSLPTKDVWLIKAYRSDAEGNPLK